In a genomic window of Pseudomonadota bacterium:
- a CDS encoding UDP-3-O-(3-hydroxymyristoyl)glucosamine N-acyltransferase, translating to MSTMAENAQVHPTCVLGQGVELAQDVCLGPFVVLGDGVRIGARSRVEDGACVGDGCAIGADCVIGAGAVLLHQVRLGNGVIVGPAVVIGSDGFGFVEDGGVHHKVPQVGGVVVEDGAFIGAGVCVDRGTTSDTIVGAGTVIGPQAQVGHNVRIGHDCRIGAQTGIAGSCTLEDQVTLGAAVGTLPHQTIHRGAIAESRTGITKDVPAGSHVEGYPMRPVEEHRWLQSQLDRVPALAARLAALEARLAQEADPS from the coding sequence GTGAGCACGATGGCAGAGAACGCGCAGGTCCATCCGACCTGCGTGTTGGGTCAAGGGGTCGAGCTTGCTCAAGACGTGTGCCTCGGCCCGTTCGTCGTGCTTGGCGACGGGGTTCGCATCGGCGCGCGCAGCCGTGTTGAAGACGGTGCGTGCGTGGGCGACGGCTGTGCGATCGGCGCCGATTGCGTCATCGGTGCGGGCGCAGTCCTGCTGCATCAGGTGAGGCTGGGGAACGGGGTCATCGTCGGCCCCGCCGTGGTGATCGGCTCTGACGGCTTCGGCTTCGTCGAAGACGGGGGCGTCCACCACAAGGTCCCCCAGGTGGGCGGCGTGGTCGTGGAAGACGGCGCGTTCATCGGCGCAGGTGTCTGCGTCGACCGAGGAACCACCTCTGATACGATTGTCGGGGCGGGTACGGTCATCGGCCCGCAGGCCCAGGTCGGCCACAACGTCCGCATCGGACACGATTGCCGCATCGGCGCGCAGACAGGCATCGCGGGAAGCTGCACCCTCGAGGACCAGGTCACCCTGGGCGCCGCCGTTGGAACGCTTCCCCATCAGACCATCCATCGTGGTGCCATCGCCGAGTCGCGCACCGGCATCACGAAAGACGTGCCTGCAGGCAGCCACGTCGAGGGATACCCCATGCGTCCCGTGGAGGAGCATCGCTGGCTGCAGTCGCAGCTCGATCGCGTGCCTGCGCTGGCAGCCCGTCTTGCGGCGCTG
- a CDS encoding OmpH family outer membrane protein — protein sequence MKIRVASFVVLLGVALTGAFMSGCASRAHADKAGLRFGVVNLERVLPEIDDYKKFSEQYVQERQRLIGELGTDPKKVEAFLKDDQRKQELEQSIQKWDQTRRKFVDKLTEEIRTASTAVAKEKNLDIVLLDTPWLHLYQRLGYDITIEVQAELKDGKKAR from the coding sequence TTGAAGATCAGAGTCGCATCCTTCGTGGTCCTGCTCGGCGTTGCGCTGACGGGCGCGTTCATGTCAGGCTGCGCGTCACGCGCGCACGCAGACAAGGCAGGCCTTCGCTTCGGCGTCGTCAATCTCGAGCGCGTCCTGCCAGAGATCGATGACTACAAGAAGTTCAGCGAGCAGTACGTCCAGGAGCGGCAGCGCCTCATCGGCGAGCTCGGCACCGACCCCAAGAAGGTCGAGGCGTTCCTCAAGGACGACCAGCGCAAGCAAGAGCTCGAGCAATCGATTCAGAAGTGGGATCAGACCCGCCGCAAGTTCGTCGACAAGCTGACCGAGGAGATCCGCACGGCGTCCACGGCCGTGGCCAAGGAGAAGAACCTCGACATCGTCTTGCTCGATACGCCGTGGCTGCATCTCTACCAGCGCCTGGGCTACGACATCACCATCGAGGTTCAGGCCGAGCTCAAGGACGGCAAGAAGGCGCGCTGA